Proteins co-encoded in one Chaetodon auriga isolate fChaAug3 chromosome 9, fChaAug3.hap1, whole genome shotgun sequence genomic window:
- the anxa6 gene encoding annexin A6 isoform X1, translating into MVFRGTITGAPDFDPSADAETLYNAMKGIGSDKEAILDLVTSRSNAQRQEIIAAYKSSFGKDLIDDLKYELTGKFERLIVSLMRTPAYHDAKEIHDAVKGAGTNERCLIEVMASRNNKQIHEMVAAYKDAYGSDIEDDITADTSGHFKKMLVALLQGTRDESGVVNADLVEQDAQELYAAGEEQWGTDEATFIMILGSRSVTHLHMVFDAYEKMTELSIEDSIKNELSGDFERLMLAVVQCIRSVPMFFAKRLYKSMKGLGTADNTLIRIMISRSEIDMLDIRECFRLRYEKSLYNMIKDDTSGDYKRTLLNLCGGDDDLAGEFFPEAAQIAYKMWELSAMTKIQLRPTVRPAPNFDPAADAQALRKAMKGFGTDEDAIIDIVAQRSNAQRQEIRQTFKSLLGRDLMKDLKSELSKNLERLIIGLMLTPAEFDAKMMRKAMEGAGTDEHALIEILVTRSNEEIQAMNAAYKNAYKKTLEEAIQSDTSGHFCRILVSLVQGAREEGPVDVERANADAQELADACNADSDDMEMKFMSILCTRSFPHLRRVFQEFVRCTNKDIEQIIKKEMSGDVKNAFYAIVRSVKNQPSYFADRLYKAMKGLGTDDRALIRIMVSRCEIDLFNIRKEFKETHDDSLHEFIQVETMIGDTSGDYRKTLLMLCGGED; encoded by the exons ATG GTGTTCAGAGGCACAATTACAGGTGCTCCAGACTTTGATCCCAGCGCCGATGCCGAGACTCTTTACAATGCGATGAAAGGCATCG GAAGTGATAAAGAGGCTATATTGGACCTGGTCACCTCAAGAAGCAATGCGCAGAGGCAGGAAATCATTGCAGCATACAAAAGCAGCTTTGGAAAg GACCTGATTGATGATCTGAAGTATGAGCTGACGGGAAAATTTGAACGTCTCATCGTCAGTCTGATGAGAACCCCAGCCTACCATGATGCCAAAGAAATCCATGATGCAGTCAAA GGAGCTGGGACAAATGAGAGATGCCTTATTGAAGTCATGGCATCCAGAAACAACAAGCAGATACATGAGATGGTTGCAGCATACAAGGATG cctATGGCAGTGACATAGAGGACGATATAACTGCGGACACTTCAGGTCACTTTAAGAAGATGCTGGTTGCTTTACTTCAG GGGACCAGAGATGAGTCAGGAGTGGTGAACGCAGACCTGGTGGAGCAGGATGCACAA GAGCTGTACgcagctggagaggagcagtgggggaCAGACGAGGCCACATTCATCATGATCCTGGGAAGCCGTAGTGTGACCCACCTCCACATGG TTTTCGATGCGTACGAGAAGATGACAGAGCTGTCCATAGAGGACAGCATAAAGAATGAGCTGTCTGGGGACTTTGAGAGGCTGATGCTGGCTGTTG TCCAGTGTATAAGGAGTGTTCCCATGTTCTTTGCCAAGCGGCTTTACAAGTCAATGAAG GGTCTCGGTACAGCTGACAACACCCTGATCAGGATCATGATTTCTCGCTCTGAAATAGACATGTTGGACATTCGAGAGTGTTTCCGTTTAAGATATGAGAAGTCACTTTATAACATGATTAAG GATGACACATCAGGGGATTACAAGAGGACTCTGCTTAATCTGTGTGGAGGAGATGATGA CTTAGCTGGAGAGTTCTTCCCTGAAGCTGCTCAGATAGCCTACAAGATGTGGGAATTAAGTGCCATGACCAAAATCCAG CTAAGGCCAACAGTCCGCCCTGCACCCAACTTTGACCCTGCTGCCGATGCACAAGCACTGAGGAAAGCTATGAAGGGATTCG GAACAGATGAAGATGCAATCATTGACATCGTTGCACAGAGGAGCAACGCTCAGAGGCAAGAGATCAGGCAGACCTTCAAATCCCTCCTGGGAAgg GATCTGATGAAGGACCTGAAGTCTGAACTGTCAAAGAACTTAGAGAGGCTGATTATTGGGCTCATGTTGACTCCTGCAGAGTTTGATGCCAAAATGATGAGGAAGGCGATGGAG GGTGCTGGGACAGATGAACATGCTCTGATCGAGATCCTGGTCACCAGGAGCAATGAGGAAATACAAGCCATGAACGCTGCCTATAAGAATG CCTATAAGAAGACTCTGGAGGAAGCTATTCAGTCAGACACATCAGGCCACTTCTGCCGCATCCTTGTTTCTCTCGTGCAG GGTGCAAGAGAGGAGGGCCCTGTAGATGTGGAAAGAGCTAATGCAGATGCTCAG GAACTTGCAGATGCATGCAATGCAGACTCTGATGACATGGAGATGAAGTTCATGAGTATTCTGTGCACCAGAAGTTTCCCCCATCTTAGGAGAG TATTCCAGGAGTTTGTCAGATGCACCAATAAGGACATTGAACAGATTATCAAGAAGGAGATGTCAGGAGATGTGAAAAACGCCTTTTATGCTATAG TTCGCAGTGTAAAGAACCAGCCGTCTTATTTTGCAGACCGCTTATACAAAGCCATGAAG GGCCTCGGTACAGACGACAGAGCGCTGATCCGCATCATGGTGTCCCGTTGCGAGATCGACCTTTTCAACATTCGTAAAGAGTTCAAGGAAACACATGATGACTCCCTCCATGAATTCATCCAGGTAGAAACCATGATC GGCGATACCTCAGGAGACTACCGTAAAACCCTGCTGATGCTCTGCGGAGGGGAAGATTAA
- the anxa6 gene encoding annexin A6 isoform X2 has product MVFRGTITGAPDFDPSADAETLYNAMKGIGSDKEAILDLVTSRSNAQRQEIIAAYKSSFGKDLIDDLKYELTGKFERLIVSLMRTPAYHDAKEIHDAVKGAGTNERCLIEVMASRNNKQIHEMVAAYKDAYGSDIEDDITADTSGHFKKMLVALLQGTRDESGVVNADLVEQDAQELYAAGEEQWGTDEATFIMILGSRSVTHLHMVFDAYEKMTELSIEDSIKNELSGDFERLMLAVVQCIRSVPMFFAKRLYKSMKGLGTADNTLIRIMISRSEIDMLDIRECFRLRYEKSLYNMIKDDTSGDYKRTLLNLCGGDDDLAGEFFPEAAQIAYKMWELSAMTKIQLRPTVRPAPNFDPAADAQALRKAMKGFGTDEDAIIDIVAQRSNAQRQEIRQTFKSLLGRDLMKDLKSELSKNLERLIIGLMLTPAEFDAKMMRKAMEGAGTDEHALIEILVTRSNEEIQAMNAAYKNAYKKTLEEAIQSDTSGHFCRILVSLVQGAREEGPVDVERANADAQELADACNADSDDMEMKFMSILCTRSFPHLRRVFQEFVRCTNKDIEQIIKKEMSGDVKNAFYAIVRSVKNQPSYFADRLYKAMKGLGTDDRALIRIMVSRCEIDLFNIRKEFKETHDDSLHEFIQGDTSGDYRKTLLMLCGGED; this is encoded by the exons ATG GTGTTCAGAGGCACAATTACAGGTGCTCCAGACTTTGATCCCAGCGCCGATGCCGAGACTCTTTACAATGCGATGAAAGGCATCG GAAGTGATAAAGAGGCTATATTGGACCTGGTCACCTCAAGAAGCAATGCGCAGAGGCAGGAAATCATTGCAGCATACAAAAGCAGCTTTGGAAAg GACCTGATTGATGATCTGAAGTATGAGCTGACGGGAAAATTTGAACGTCTCATCGTCAGTCTGATGAGAACCCCAGCCTACCATGATGCCAAAGAAATCCATGATGCAGTCAAA GGAGCTGGGACAAATGAGAGATGCCTTATTGAAGTCATGGCATCCAGAAACAACAAGCAGATACATGAGATGGTTGCAGCATACAAGGATG cctATGGCAGTGACATAGAGGACGATATAACTGCGGACACTTCAGGTCACTTTAAGAAGATGCTGGTTGCTTTACTTCAG GGGACCAGAGATGAGTCAGGAGTGGTGAACGCAGACCTGGTGGAGCAGGATGCACAA GAGCTGTACgcagctggagaggagcagtgggggaCAGACGAGGCCACATTCATCATGATCCTGGGAAGCCGTAGTGTGACCCACCTCCACATGG TTTTCGATGCGTACGAGAAGATGACAGAGCTGTCCATAGAGGACAGCATAAAGAATGAGCTGTCTGGGGACTTTGAGAGGCTGATGCTGGCTGTTG TCCAGTGTATAAGGAGTGTTCCCATGTTCTTTGCCAAGCGGCTTTACAAGTCAATGAAG GGTCTCGGTACAGCTGACAACACCCTGATCAGGATCATGATTTCTCGCTCTGAAATAGACATGTTGGACATTCGAGAGTGTTTCCGTTTAAGATATGAGAAGTCACTTTATAACATGATTAAG GATGACACATCAGGGGATTACAAGAGGACTCTGCTTAATCTGTGTGGAGGAGATGATGA CTTAGCTGGAGAGTTCTTCCCTGAAGCTGCTCAGATAGCCTACAAGATGTGGGAATTAAGTGCCATGACCAAAATCCAG CTAAGGCCAACAGTCCGCCCTGCACCCAACTTTGACCCTGCTGCCGATGCACAAGCACTGAGGAAAGCTATGAAGGGATTCG GAACAGATGAAGATGCAATCATTGACATCGTTGCACAGAGGAGCAACGCTCAGAGGCAAGAGATCAGGCAGACCTTCAAATCCCTCCTGGGAAgg GATCTGATGAAGGACCTGAAGTCTGAACTGTCAAAGAACTTAGAGAGGCTGATTATTGGGCTCATGTTGACTCCTGCAGAGTTTGATGCCAAAATGATGAGGAAGGCGATGGAG GGTGCTGGGACAGATGAACATGCTCTGATCGAGATCCTGGTCACCAGGAGCAATGAGGAAATACAAGCCATGAACGCTGCCTATAAGAATG CCTATAAGAAGACTCTGGAGGAAGCTATTCAGTCAGACACATCAGGCCACTTCTGCCGCATCCTTGTTTCTCTCGTGCAG GGTGCAAGAGAGGAGGGCCCTGTAGATGTGGAAAGAGCTAATGCAGATGCTCAG GAACTTGCAGATGCATGCAATGCAGACTCTGATGACATGGAGATGAAGTTCATGAGTATTCTGTGCACCAGAAGTTTCCCCCATCTTAGGAGAG TATTCCAGGAGTTTGTCAGATGCACCAATAAGGACATTGAACAGATTATCAAGAAGGAGATGTCAGGAGATGTGAAAAACGCCTTTTATGCTATAG TTCGCAGTGTAAAGAACCAGCCGTCTTATTTTGCAGACCGCTTATACAAAGCCATGAAG GGCCTCGGTACAGACGACAGAGCGCTGATCCGCATCATGGTGTCCCGTTGCGAGATCGACCTTTTCAACATTCGTAAAGAGTTCAAGGAAACACATGATGACTCCCTCCATGAATTCATCCAG GGCGATACCTCAGGAGACTACCGTAAAACCCTGCTGATGCTCTGCGGAGGGGAAGATTAA